Sequence from the Cucurbita pepo subsp. pepo cultivar mu-cu-16 chromosome LG02, ASM280686v2, whole genome shotgun sequence genome:
cgtgattttttaattaaatatttaacatgAGAAATTATTTGGTAGCATGGctgcttttattattattattatttttctgtctGTTCTCatgttattaaatataattaaaatccaATTATTTGGGACACGAGACGACCACTACTAACCGAGCCGAGTCCAATTATAAGGTTGCTTTTTAAGTTTAGAATCCAATTATTCCCGATAATACGTTTGAATTAAGTTTTAAGATGTCCACGAGGTTGGACAGGGATGTGAAGTAGGTCCTTACAGGACCCCGATTTTGCGGGTTCaatggacatctctaattGAGTTACTTGATGGGTTTCTAAAACTAGATTGAGATGAACCGAATTAACtcgaatttattgttaattttaaaatatacgaaACGAGCCTTATTATTAACTTGGAGGAACAATTtcttgtccactttgagtataaactctcgtgactttgttcTCTTGGCTTCCGAAAATGCCTCGTGTATCAGTGgagatgtattttttatttataaactcatgaacattccctaaattaacgaACGTGGGacttcctcccaacaatcctcaagaTTTCAGTGTTCGATATTTTCATACATTACCATATGaatttcaatcttcatttcataaatttgataatattatttccATTCTCAACCGAAATGAAATATGTATACCAacaatataatgtttttagtACTAATATTACTTCGACATAGAAGTAGTTCTTTATTCAAGTTTTCTTACTAACATGTTCCACTTCGACAAACGGATTTGTTTAGGGCTCCGTGCTAATGTGGTTATTGGCAACAACGAAAGCTTTAAAATcaggtggtggtggaggaaaTTGCTTTGGCACCACTGGACTAAGAGTAGGATTTTTACCGGGATCAGAATAGTCGTTTATCACAATCTCAGTTACTTGTTTTCCTGAAACTTCAATGCACATATTAGATTTAGTTTGCATAAAAGGGATGAAGTGCATGAGCGATGTACATTTAGACTATTTGAATTGATAGCGAGTTATGTACCTGAATCGGACATGATCCGAGCTGAGCTAACGAAAGCAAACGAGAGCAAGAAGACAAGACAAAGACGAGCTTTAAACTCCATCTCGTTTCTTTGTATTTCTCGATGAAAtgtgagtatatatatataatatatatatatatatatatagaaatgaaaattttattacgTTGAAATTGACGAATGGAATGAAAGGAAAGTAACGAtgatttaaaggaaaaaaagaacgtTTTGAAGTGGCGAAGTTAATGATTTAAAGGCAAAATGGTACATTAACTTCGCCACTTCAAaatgttctttatttttattattattattattattatttgctaATTATGGGAGGTTGTTTCAACGTTtaacttttaatgttttaatcatttaagcaatataaaaaattattacttttttttttttaatatattactTAGGTGGAATGAATTATGAAGATACCGATGCTGAATCAGAGCAATTATGAagataggatgactaagaattgtttaaaataattgaaagtcaTTACTTATACCAACAAAGTGCACCTCCTTCTCGGTGACAAAATGGTAGAAACTTCATGGTTAGACGTGTTTTGCTTGGAGTAATCCTATATTGGGTGACCTTTTAGAAACTTTCAATCCTTGTGTGCATGTCAATGAGGACGGAGCATGCTAAAAGAACTTGGGCTGGTAtgtgaaaataacaaaatcttTGGGAGggtaaaaaattcaacccaagcTGAATCAGAGCCAAAAAGGAGCCGACGCGTGTAAAGTTTGTCTTTGCCAATCGAGCACAGCTTGTTCGGCTACACACACTGTCTGTGTGAGCATGTTCAGTCTTCTACGACCCAACCATAATACCAGGACAtctcgaacatccatccattcaAGTTCTATCGAGGAATTGGACCCTCTTGTGTCcatgtcatatcatttatGGATTTCGTACGGGATAGTGAGTGCATGATCCAACCTTCGACACATGGGCATGGGCGCAATGTTGGTATGCCTGTGTTGGCCAACACTAACGTTGCCCTCATTGTGACATGAAGGCCTAAGGGTGGAAAGTTGACATCATGTCTCCCTCTAATTCAATCTGGCAATGTAGACATTATTTTGGCAAACAGTCCTACGGGGTATCGTGGAGCGTTCATGTGATTGCCAATTGACATTAAATTTGGCGagcttttatatttcatatggatAGACTTGAATCCAGAACTGCATGCCCAAATTTCCTTTGAAACTCTGgcttttgaggttaaggcccaTGGCCCTACCCATCCCTTCAACAAGTCTATCTCTAACACTCATGTCTACATGGTTGCCTCGGCTTAGCTTTCATGCACATATttgtggtgtgttagatgatgtaCAATCCTCCTCAatcgcatcatgacactcgTCTTGTCTTAGTCCTCGCGTGGTAGGTTGGGCGCAACTACCTTGTTGTCACCTTGTCTTATCTACATGTGAAGGTcacaatttataaaaaaaaatatattaaaataaggGCGTTCAAAAGATCTAatgtgtaacaactcaagcccacacCGAAAATTAAAGGTAAAGTTCTCATCTTAATTAGCCTAAAATGAGAAACTTTCAAATATGGAGTATGAACAATACTTATATTTTCCATGtcgtaacgacccgaaattttctacttaatttaaggtcgctactgtctCCATATCATAAATATCGAATGCggaaataattcatttaaactttcataaaacataacctgcAAATAATACaacttcataaaacataatacTTCAGTTTAAAATACTGCCATGGACTTGCCCATttgaaaacacttttaaaaatgacacAATAAAAgacttaataaaataaataaacgtttaaataaaaaacatcttattctagtctaagtctaagaaaataatacgactaccctatgcatgtgccatggtctcgagttgcgatatcgtcgtcagccgtacaagaatgtcttgccttaacctgaaatagaGGTAGCATgtagcttgagtattttaagaaatactcaataagtgactCCACCAttgggggttaaatgcaagaacatgcgaatgcagtGACCGGACCTATCATATCCGTCTATTTTTCCTACGACACTATTCTAATTGTGCAGATTGGATGTGTaacatatactctacacacatcCCATACATACGAGTATGAGCTCACCAGTCAATTCGTACATCGCTGGACTCCTtttcttgtcgggcgagcCTTCTTTAATAGCTCAACTTTGGccggacacccattagaattagtaaccgtcacggcagcattatgtaaaacataacgatACTTCACCTGCCTaatggatgtacgcgtccgtaccctcgtgatggaatagggctATCCCCCGTGCATGAGCatacataatgcatgaggtcccaacattttttcgttttcattatcatttaatacaaccccgttAGCATTCTGTACATATCATAACGTTTTTCAAATCGTTTCAaatatcgttcatcattcatatcatatcgtttctcatttttcagttctcatatcatacataattctaacggggttatatttcatgtcattcatatcatgctgtATACACAAATTTAagagacataacataacgttttatgcttttaacataacatttcatcatatacatattctaccataacatattacatcacaatgtatcatatcataagcatgTCAACttatcacatatctcgtaccataacatatttcatatcatatgacagcatatatatatccgtcattcacatgtcgtaccataatcatatcacgtcgtaaacacttcgtggccatgtcgttccctaacttatcatagccttaacgttcttatacctatcacagtcaaATCGTTGCATGAACGTActttagtcatatcatcacagaAACGTATCCTaatgctatcgttctatcaatctatcacaaatctatttctttctactcctaacctaaccgtattcttttatcaatctctcatctCCATAGTATTTCAGTATGTAACCTAACTTTAActtttcatgaacgtatcttactcctatcgttacatttcattttatgcatccttctcgtatcctatctcaaacatatcattgaacacatcgtactatagttattatcatacaattcacatattataacatatacataacatatcataagcatatcgattcataaacaattcacacatatcaatatatatgacacgtacaTAACCACGAGGCACAtctcaacatcaaatataaccatgtcgatagtaagaccacttacctgattagcttaggctGGTGTCgccaatatatttttaatcaaagtttgattttgtcatttaaaatccaagtcaacctatgtgagcccatgacattagtttcaagtttgaactctataaaattattatttttaatttatattggtCAATTGTTAAAAGTATTGAAATgttgtatgtatatatataatgctaTTTTCGCTAAATATCTTGTTTTCTATTCTAGTGAATATATTGTTACTAGACataatttaatggagtttctTGCCCTCTGATATTTacagttttatttttaaattatgttaacAAAATCTTTTCTCAATCTTCATTTCGCATCTCTGTAATGATTTTCAATCTTCCTTTCTCATCTCTGTAATTATTACTCTTCCTctgcatttattttcattctgcatttattattggccaattttgTTAACctattcttaatttttgataactataaaatataaagaaaaaaaatatgagataGGATTTACAGACCAAAATCTCTTTTAAATAGGTATCATATTACTTCAGTTGaaaaccattttatttttcacaaatctgacatttttctgtttatttgtGGACTAATTAGGATATTGTGTCCTCGTTGAGGAGAGAGGATGGAGTTGGAACGAGAGGTTAGTGGGGAGGGGtgagtaaattttattttattttattttaagtaatctcagttatttatttatgaattattatttttacttatatttttttataataataataataattattattattattattattattattatttttatagcTATTACAACattcttattaaaattaaccaataCTAGGTCCAATGGAAAGAAATATNTATAGCTATTACAACAtccttattaaaattaaccaataCTAGGTCCAAtggaaagaaatatttaaggTTCCGAAACGTATCTACAAATCAAACGACGAAATTAcggcaaaagaaaagaaatgattaAGAAAAGTGTACcaaataaagagagattttagtgTTCGATATTTTCATACATTACCATATGAATTTCAATAttcatttcataaatttgataatattattgtCATTCTCAACTGAAACGAAATATGTATACCAacaatataatgtttttagtACTAATATTACTTCGACATAGAAGTAGTTCTTTATTCGAGTTTTCTTGCTGACATGTTCCACTTCGACAAACGGATTTGTTTAGGGCTCCGTGCTAATGTGGTTATTGGCAACAACGAAAGCTTTAAAATcaggtggtggtggaggaaaTTGCTTGGGCACCACTGGACTAAGAGTAGGATTTTTACCGGGATCAGAATAGTCGTTCATCACAGAAGCTTTAAAAtctggtggtggtggaggaaaTTGCTTCGGCACCACTGGACTAAGAGTAGGATTTTTACCGGGATCAGAATAGTCGTTCATCACAAAAGCTTTAAAATccggtggtggtggaggaaaTTGCTTCGGCACCACTGGACTAAGAGTAGGATTTTTACCGGGATCAGAATAGTCGTTCATCACAAAAGCTTTAAAATccggtggtggtggaggaaaTTGCTTCGGCACCACTGGACTAAGAGTAGGATTTTTACCGGGATCAGAATAGTCGTTCATCACAAAAGCTTTAAAATccggtggtggtggaggaaaTTGCTTGGGCACCACTGGACTAAGAGTAGGATTTTTACCGGGATCAGAATAGTCGTTCATCACAGAAGCTTTAAAATccggtggtggtggaggaaaTTGCTTGGGCACCACTGGACTAAGAGTAGGATTTTTACCGGGATCAGAATAGTCGTTTATCACAATCTCAGTTGCTTGTTTTCCTGAAACTTCAACGCACATATTAGATGTAGTTTCCACGAAAAGAATGAAATGCATGAACTATGCACATTTAGACTATTTGAATTGATAACGTGTTATGTACCTGAATCAGACATAATTCGAGCTGAGTTAACGAGAACGAACGAAAGCAAAAAGACAAGACAAAGACAACCTTTGAACTCCATCGTgtttctttgtatttcttgaTGAAATGTGAAGTGTGAGTgtgtgtttatatatatatatatagaaatgaaaattttgttccgTTGAAACTGACCAATGGAATGAAAGGAAAGTAACTCTGATTTAAAGGCAAAAAAGAACGTTTTGAACTGGCGTAGTTAATATACCATTTTGCTAATTATAGGAGGTTGTTTGAACGTTCAACTTTTAATGCAtatgtattatattttaatcatttaaccaatattaaaaaattattacctaatttagtttatatatattgcttatttgtaatgattattatgaatataaaagATCTGTCGATGTTTGGAAGATATCGATATTATACCTCGTATGCAATAAAAGTAAGGaggatacatgaatgaactgatatCACATTCGAATGAGAGCAATGCTAGGGATAGGAGGactaaaaattgtttaaaagaattgaaagttactatctataccaacaacgtatactttctttttcggtggctcaatcatagaagATTCATGGTTAAGCGTGTTTTACTTAAATTTTCCATCCTTAGGTGCATGTGAGCGAGGACGAAGCATTCTTGAATAACTCGTGT
This genomic interval carries:
- the LOC111789242 gene encoding extensin-like isoform X2; protein product: MEFKGCLCLVFLLSFVLVNSARIMSDSGKQATEIVINDYSDPGKNPTLSPVVPKQFPPPPPDFKASVMNDYSDPGKNPTLSPVVPKQFPPPPPDFKAFVMNDYSDPGKNPTLSPVVPKQFPPPPPDFKAFVMNDYSDPGKNPTLSPVVPKQFPPPPPDFKAFVMNDYSDPGKNPTLSPVVPKQFPPPPPDFKASVMNDYSDPGKNPTLSPVVPKQFPPPPPDFKAFVVANNHISTEP
- the LOC111789242 gene encoding extensin-like isoform X1, which gives rise to MEFKGCLCLVFLLSFVLVNSARIMSDSVSGKQATEIVINDYSDPGKNPTLSPVVPKQFPPPPPDFKASVMNDYSDPGKNPTLSPVVPKQFPPPPPDFKAFVMNDYSDPGKNPTLSPVVPKQFPPPPPDFKAFVMNDYSDPGKNPTLSPVVPKQFPPPPPDFKAFVMNDYSDPGKNPTLSPVVPKQFPPPPPDFKASVMNDYSDPGKNPTLSPVVPKQFPPPPPDFKAFVVANNHISTEP